The Ziziphus jujuba cultivar Dongzao chromosome 5, ASM3175591v1 genome segment CCACTACTCATCAACACTACCATTCTTGCTCTTCTGCTGGTAATACCACCCAACAGAACCAGCAGCTTCCTCCTCGAATTCTTCATCAGAACTCATCAAGTATTATCAACAATAGTACCATAAATGGGGTTCTTAACGATGTTGTTAACACCGCCCAACTGTATGATAGCAACTCCACTTCAAGTACTGTTTGTTCTACTAATGAAAATGTGTCCCAAGCCAACAACCCAGCAGCTGTGGcagacaacaacaacagcaacaacaataaCGTTGTTATGAAAATGGGAGAGAATAATGAAGGTGAAGTTGATAACGGACTTTGGGGGAGTATGAACGCCTCTTTACCGGTTTTCGATGAGTCCATATGGGCTGAGGCTGCTTTGTCCATCGACTTCCCTCTCATGGAAGACCATGGGATTTTCGCAGGCAACTTTGTCGATGGAACTACTGGCTGGGAAGCTTTGCAAACTCCATGGTGCATGTAAGAACAACCTGGAGCTTCTGGtgcaaaacaataaaacatagaAAGACTGGCCTTCTACACTTTTTACATATCTATGCAGCAGATTTGGTTATTATGTACAAATTATGAATAGAATAGGGTgtaaataagtatatatatagatatgtgcaGCGCGTGTATACAAGTATACAACACAAGGCAAGCCACACCGCATGGGGTTTTTCTGGGCGATGGAGATGGATTGCCTATTATATAGTGCTTGTATATatctagtcttttttttttttttttttcccttgcgTATTGGGAAGTAAAAGTTCGTTTGTTTGTGTAAATCTCTCTGGAAAAGTGTTTGATGTGATGTATATGCGACTCTGATGGGTATGAATAGAAAACGTTGTTTGTACAGCTTTGAATGTCTTTTCTTccccttcaaaaaaaaaaaaaaataataataaataaataaatgttttgacTGGATATTGTTTTTGGTCTCGATAATCTCTTTGAAATAACAAATGCGATATGTCTCTCGccgaaaaaaaatatttggattCTTGCTTTTTATTGTTCTGATCGGATGGACCACCCTGTATAATATGATATGATTAGAATATTTGTATGTAACGTCCAAAGAATCCCGTTTTCCATTTCAGGTTTGATTCCAAATTTTCTGTTCCAAAGTTCCATCCCATCGGGGACCGTAATTTTCTGGATTGGCGGCTGTCCTCTTAtcctatattatttatattatttttgttaataataagGCGGTTAAAGTTTGTACTATAAACAGAGTGATTATCTTGGTCATAAATTAATGTCAAATGCGTCAGAGAAATTATAACTAAACGGTTTAGCTCAATCCGGAATATTACGTTTGCAAGATAACTAACAATTTTGTTGACTGTGCTTGATCAgctttaattttgattaaataatcaaaaaccaccAGAAATACATAAACAATCCAATCTTTGCCTAAATTCAAAGAAGAGAATACCAAAAtagaaaggaaatatatatttctGCAATTATTTGTCAAGCAATATATTGCTGACGTATATCAGCAAGTTAAAAATTTGAggatccttaaaaaaaaaaaaattatatatatatatatatatatatgttgtctgTCTTGAATGAAAAGTTGAACCAGAACATTGTAAGAAGAAAAGTTATGACGTCGTATAGACCCCATGGACAAGCCTCTGTCAAAAGTGTCTGGAAGGTTACCTTTTAGCCATTGCAGGAGGTATAGTGCCTCATAACTGggcctatatatatgtatataaatatatttcaggTGGCTTTCATTTTCTCAAGTAGTGTAGAGGGATTTTGAATTgtataaaattttccatttacaactatatatatacatatatatatatatatatacatatatcactTTAAAAAAGGTTAATACGAAGTGTAATTTTATGGATCAATTTTGGCGTCACTTTGTCGTTTTGGCAGAGTTTCTGCAAGTAGAGGAGTTTTAAACAGGCAGATAGATATCAAAACATTAATTTGAAATGAGCAAAAGATAATCTCTCTGTAACCCAacttaaaaattaacaagatTGGAAGTTGAATGTTTTATTTGATacttattgataatatatacaGTATGACTAGTACTATCAAATGATACCATAAAAGATCACTTTCTTTTCAAACATCCTTACATGAGCAAGATAAAAGTTTAGAAGTAAGGTAGAAAAGTAAAAACTTGGTTAAGCGACTGGTTCTGGACTATTAATAGCTCTTGGTATTACAATGCAGCTACTGATGATTCTTGAAAGCGTTTCCAGTATCGGTTGTGAAACCATAAGGAATCAGCCTCTACTGCATAGCCATCCTGATTCCGATGCCAACTAAAATATGCATGAGTTCTGTTCTTTATATCGAAAATTCCATGTCCAAAGCTAGCTTCCCGATAAGCTGAGTAGCTTGGCTGTGGCTCTGTCATTCTGcacaaaaaaattttagaagagTTGCCATAAGCAGACTGCTTAGCAGTAGAAGCAATTAAAACACCAAAACTGCTAATAACTATTATCATCAAAAGACTGAATGCTAGAAATAGCACACATACTCGGTCACCAATCCTTCTAAGTTTCCTCCGTCTCCAATTGTTATATAGACTGGAGCAGATTGGTCGCTTATGGGATTGCAAAGTCCATTCACAATGTTGTATGCAATGTTTGACACACGTTCCTGTGTTGAAAACTTATGATTGTTAGAGTAACAAGATCAAAAGAGTTCCTTAACTCTGTTAAATTGTAAGCACTGTCACTCTACTTTAACAGACCCATTTCCTCGTATCGaggtttatgattttttttttttttttttgggtcatccTAAGAATGTAGTATTCATTAAACCATTTAGGAAATCTTCCTTCAAAGAAtctggaaaaattattaatgcAGACTGAAAAAGGAAGCCAGTCTTTCAGTGAATAAATTTGAAACCAAAGTCCTTTACATAGTGTTCCAAAGAAACTTGAACGGTGGGAAGCAGAATAAATGCAAGACCAAAGCATTCGAAGAAATATGAATCTGACATGAAGCAAGTTCTTTGCTCTAAAAAGGACTCGACAGATATAGAATAATGGAGATTGAGGCCACTGTAATTTGCAAGAGCAGACTTGAATACAACAAAAGTAAATAACATGACAATAAGTACAAAATCCACTTACAGATCGTTCATAGGCATGAACATGACCGGAAAAGACAACATCAACTTTATGCTCCACCAGCCATTTCTCATACATTACTCTCATAGTCTCTCCTTCCATGTAGTGGTGTACGTAACTACTATACAGAGGACAATGCATAATAACAATAAGCCACGGCGTCTCTGTCCTGTTCACTTTAGGTAGCTCCTTTTCAAGCCATTTATACTGAGGAGTGTATTTACCTACAAATACAGGTACAGCTTATATACAAACAGCAATTTCCATTCAGTATTCAACATGCCAACGGAATTCATAGACCAGAAAGTTATTCTATAGGAAAAATGGCAATATGGCTATTTAACAAAAGTCAAACTGGCTTAAATTAGAAATACACCGATGGTATGATTCTACATTTAGGACAGTGTAGGTGATATTACTCTAAGTGCTCCAATCTATGACTGGATGCAATAGAATGATTTATAGCCACCACGTAAACTATCTCCCTTTGATGCAAATAGCTAAGCGTTAATTGTCCCCTGGCCCTCTTCCCCACAAATAGCACACGTGTTACAACCATGAAAGTACTACTCTGAAAACActtaaaaagacaataagaaaCCACCAATATGAGTTAAGATCCTTACCATAAGCTGAGTAAGAAGACAAAACTATGATATATGCTGAAGCTCTTTTGATGGAATACCAGAGAGGAGATGTACTGTGAGCAGCTTTGTATGGTACGTGATAACGATTTGTGTAAGGCTTGAAGGGCTTAGTCTCATTCTGCAACAAAATTTGTATTATCGGTAAAGTTATTCATCACAAGAGGACACTAGCATTCCCAACATTACTATTTAGCAATGAAACATTGGAGAATGAGAATAGGCTCCAAGCTTTCCTTGGACAATATTTTGAGTCAGATATTTATAAATGAAAGGTAATTGGTTATGATGAAAATATAGTTTTGATAAGAGCCATACAAGGTGTGGAGCAAAATCAATTTCATGATTCCCAACAGTGGTAATCCAAGGTTGATAAGCAGCATTTCTTTCTACGAATCTCCCCCATGTATCCCATCTGGCATTGTCATGAAATGGATAGTCATCGGCGTAAGAGAGGTCTCCGACAAACAAAACCGTCTGTCCTTTAGCAGGGTTTAATTCATAATGTGTAAGTGTTCTGTTTGAATCGTGAGTTTGACCAAGATCCCCTGCTCAAAAATGGCTTAGTGAAGCGAGAGTCATTCATATGAATAATGATAGATAGTAACCAGATCATCAACAACCTTTAATAGCAAACTCTACAAGCCAAATTGGATTACCTATAACTCCAAAAGTATAAGGAACATCAGGACCAACACTAGGAGGAGTTGTAAACCAAAACTGTCTTGTGGTGTTCCCAATCCCAACTTCATAATAGTATTTGGTGTCAAACTGCAGTTTGTTATAAATTTCAGTGCTTAAAAAGCAATAAGTCTAATTACTGAACTGGTTTTAATTGAGTCCTACAAACCAAGAATGGAGGGATTATTGGCAATTACTGACCTCCAAATTGTGAATAGTGCAGTGATGAATGAATCCAGAAGTGTAATTGAAGTACTTGTAAGTCAGAATTATGCCTTGAGCACTATGCTTGACCTCACTATTCTCTGCCCAATAAACCACCGTGCTTGAACCTGGTTCATCTGGAGTAATCCAAGACACAATCACACCCTTCCCAACATGATCACCTTGAGTTATATGAACCTTCATTCCAACACCCATAACAGGAAAaaacacacaccaaaaaaaaaaaaaaaaaaaaaacacaaacaatgaaacaatttcaattccaaataATTCACCCCAAAACTAACACTTTTCCAGAATCAAATAAGACAAATAAAAGTAGCCAAATAATGATAGATACCATTctcaaagacccaaaaaaaaaaaaaaaaaaaatggatgatgAACAGGTAGAAGAAAAGGCAGGGCATTGGAAAAGCACCTGTTGTGGGGCATTGTAGCCAGGTGGAACTCGAAAGACATCACTGTCTAATGGCATATCCCGACCTAAATCATCATTTCTAACGTAATTACTTGTTATTCCACCATTACAAACCTCTGCCATCAAACCCAATACACCAAAAATAACCACAATAATATTGATATGCTTATCCGACTTCCACTTCAACCCCATGTCTCTTTTCTCTTCCTAATGCACTGCTCAGTCTGTGCCAGAATATATACCACCTTTTGCACCTCAATCTGAAGTTTCCGACTCCATTATTGCTAAATTAGAGAGGATCAGTAGGTACGGTGGCTGAAACAAGTTGCTGAAGCAGGATGAGCAATGTAATTGTACGTGCAAATTAATTCAAGTAAAGGAGGTTGAGTAGAAAGCGACCGTATCTCTATGAAGACACGTGCGGCCAACTGCCCGTCAAAGGCTTCCGATGCTCGCCGTCTGTCCATGCATTTCATAATCGGAGGGAACCTGTGGaatattcacattttcaagTGGAtattccacatttatttatttatttttttgtcagagatttttgtattttatttttatttttgtaagtaTGATAATGATACTTACCAGGTACATCTAGGCCTATAATTGGATTATTAGAGGTGGAAAATTGGCCAGATCATATTAGTTTATATATGGGGAATTTGATCCAATACCCCTTTTTTAAGGAGCCTAAGGAAATCTACCCCTTTCCTTTTAAACTTTTTACATCTACCCACCGTTTTTACATAATTCCAACTATACCCTTATCTCCTAAATTATCCCAAAACACAGAGCCTAACAGAGGCCATATACACTCCATTGCAGCAAACAGCAGTTGAAGCTTCCTCTTTTGTTCCCATGGAGACTCTGCTTCGGTGGGTATTCATgccctttctaatttttttttttttaatcagctCCATAAAAACCCccatttgtttttcttcaaTCTCCCACATCCAAGCTCAAACCTTGACAGaaatttttctctcattttctatCAGATTTTGCATTCGACCTCTATTATCTCATGGATTCGAGGTATTTTCTTGCAATTTCTctatgtttcttttgtttttccccGATTTATCCCTTTCGGTTCCAGGAaagctctttctctttcccttcgAAGCAGCTCTCTTCCTCTCGCTGGAACGTGGTCTCCCGTCAGAACGTCATCTCTTCGCAGCTCTCCAATTTGAAAATCCCAGTGAGTTATATTCAAAGTCTactgttcttcttcttcgatgcacttgtttttcttcttctccttcaatctgccttattcttcttcttcttcttcttcttcttcttcttcttcttcacattGTTCCCTTAGCTGCATTATCAAAGGACTTAGGAATTTCATTAATAGCTGCAAAAGAAGGAAATTTTCTCGAAGCTGAGAGGATTTTCTTGGGAGGTCCAGaaagtgcaggaaatttttttcaGTGTACCGAGAGAAGgggaagaggaggaggaggacgaAGAGAGAGCGTGACGAGAGTGTCTTTGAATTCGGGTGGCTCCACCAGATTGAGAACGAGGTCGAACCTTTTCTTGGTGGTGTGTAAGTGCTTCAGCATCTTGACCTCCTCTACAGTCGTTCTCTGTATTGCTGTTAATGTTCTCTCCGCCATTCGATCTTTCAAGGACGGATATGATgtaactctctctctttctctctctttcctcactttgttatatttttacaaaaataaaagtgtaGCTATGGAATTAATCTTTGTGATTGTTTAGTATAGGTTTTCGATGGGATATTTCGGTGTTATGAGGTTTTGATTGCAGCTTTTGTGGTTCTAGCTGAGACAGAGTGGGAACTCATCAAATTCTTGAAGGTTGGTCTTAATTCTTTGATCTCAGTTGAACATGATTGAAATAGTACTTGAGCTGGTTGAAGCATTTCTTGTTTGATAAACCATCTACATCCAACAGATATTCCAACAATTGTGATAATTCGAGAAAACCAATTAATAGCTGTTATGATAGAAGTTAAAAAAGTCCCATGATAAGAATCCTGTTCCTGAATACGAGAGAATACTAAGTTTTAACTCCCAAATTCAGCAACTTTCTACACCCTTTTGTCTCCAGGCCAAATAACGGTTCTAGCTTAGAAGTGAAAGACACTAATTTGTGCCATTAAACAAAACCGTGTATGTATactcaatttcattttagactagaaaacattgttaaaatcataatttattatcaCATGATACATAATCTGGTGATGTTTATTTGggtatttcatttatttttattgcttcattatatttctataaattgaTTTGGTTGTTCTTGAAATTGACTTCTAGAACtgcagaagaaaaaatatacatattataaataaaaagtgaatgatttatatatatgtatttaaatataCGTGTAGCCAAGTCTGAGCTTATCTAACCAGATCATGCAGGAGTGCTTTCCACTGGTTCGCTGAGAATTTATTTGCTAGTGTTGTTGGTTTGTATCAGCATGATTCTATATCAgatataggtatatatatatatatatatatattttatgctaTTCATGTGAGCACATTAAAATtcttcatatataaaaaattgagacctttctttgctatatatattttttaaccagtgatatttagtttttttttttttttaatggaaattttcttTAGATCCAGTGTACTTGTCCAAGAATCAATGGATATATAAGGCTGAGTTGGCAAGTTATGTAAAGCAGCTTTATGCACAAACCTCTGAATCAGCTAGTTATGTATGGCACGACATTGGTCTTCCAACAAGTAGGATGCTTGTTTGGTACAaggtatattatatttatattcattaaCAAGATCAATTTTCTTTCCCAACTAGAATGTgacttcaaaatttcaatattattttagaaCATTCTCTTTTGCATTTGTTTCAGTCAACATTCTCAGCTCCTCTTGGTACTGATCCAGTTGTGGTTGATTTGATGGGATTGGGAAAAGAAGAAGCTTGGATAAATGTCAGAGCCTTGGAAGGtattggccaaattttgaagccaaTGAAGATGGTTGCAGTTATATTTGTAATTATCGTGGAGCATACAATAGTAATAAGTGCCTAACCAATTGATCATTACAGCGTTAATACTTAATTGCTCGAGCTCCTGTGAATCCTGCGGGAACGGAATAACATTACTTGGAGGACCCGTCTTAAACGACATTGTTTTGGCCtttgaaacaaagaaaaaccacTATTATTGTATCTTTCCATTCAATTTATACAAAAACTGAAAGTAACTACCAATAGAATTTTGAAAGATTTCTGTTTAGTGTTGAAAGGAACATTTTGTTATCCTTTTAGTTGTTGTATgcgtgtgttatgcaatgttGTAAGAATGTAATTAATAGCTCAAGTGCTTAATGTGTGATTTGGTAAAAAAGTCGTTGGTTTCGTGtattgttttgttgaaaaaGTCATTTGTCGTATTGTTTTGGTAAAATAGCATTGTGTGTTCagtattttgtatgttttttactATTACAGAGatactaaatataattttattaataatcctcaacaaaagaatccacaaaaaaatgaaaaaaagtggaaaaatttcaaataaagttgattaTTAATGATGCATCGGTAATCACTGATGCCAAcggttttatcggtaattaccgaaaccctattGGTATTAcaatttgtccttgcttgaaaattattataggtttcatcggtaattaccaaaacccttATGAtgatcacattttatcaattattttgcccctataagtcccctaatgtgtgacAAAtgtaacaacatgcaaaatatatatttttcaatgatcctaagtagaaaaaacccaaaaatttctgaaaaagttctcaaattggcacaaaaatttgattaccgtagggccttcggtaattaccgatgaaacctacggtaatcaatttgcaattgctggaaaaattaccgtaggttccatcggtaattaccaaaacccctatggttataacattttaccaattttttggccccgataagtcccctaatgtgtgttaaattcaacaatatgcaaaatatacatttttcaatgatcctaaggagaaaaaatcccaaaagttcagaaaaaattctcaaattggcacaaaactTTGTCAGGAATTACcaacgaaaccgtcggtaattttttcagagggtatttgttggttaccgacgatttcctcgggaattaccgagggtgaacagtcatccaatttttttgcaaaatttgagacatttttatgaaattttgagattttctctccttagtataattttagaatccctattttgcatgtttttgcattcaacacatgttatgggacttgtggggcccaaaaaattggtaaaatgttatggactgtacaccctcaggaattaccgacgaaaccgtcggtaatttttccagagggtatgtgttggttaccgacgatttcctcgggaattaccgagggtgaacagtcatcaaaattttttgcaaaatttgatacacttttatgaaattttgggattttctctacttagcataattttagaatccctatttgccatgtttttgcattcaacacacgttatggaacttgtggggcccaaaaaattggtaaaatgttatggactgtacaccctcgggaattaccgacgaaaccgtcggtaatttttccagagggtatttgttggttaccgacgatttcctcagGAATtatcgagggtgaacagtcatccaaattttttgcaaaatttgagacacttttatgaaattttgggattttctctacttagcataattttagaatccctatttgccatgtttttgcattcaacacacgttatgggacttgtggggcccaaaaaattggtaaaatgttatggactgtacaccctcgggaattaccgacgaaaccgttggtaatttttccagagggtatgtgttggttaccgacgatttcctcgggaattaccgagggtgaacagtcatccaaattttttgcaaaatttgatacacttttatgaaattttgggattttctctacttagcataattttagaatccctatttgccatgtttttgcattcaacacacgttatgggacttgtggggcccaaaaaattggtaaaatgttatggactgtacaccctcgggaattacagaCGAAAcagtcggtaatttttccagaggatatttgttggttaccgacgatttcctcgggaattaccgagggtgaacagtcatccaaattttttgcaaaatttgatacacttttatgaaattttgggattttctctacttagcataattttagaatccctatttgccatgtttttgcattcaacacacgttatgggacttgtggggtccaaaaaattggtaaaatgttatggactgtacaccctcgggaattaccgacgaaaccgtcggtaatttttccagagggtatgtgttggttaccgacgatttcctcgggaattaccgagggtgaacagtcatccaaattttttgcaaaatttgatacacttttatgaaattttgggattttctctacttagcataattttagaatccctatttgccatgtttttgcattcaacacacgttatgggacttgtggggcccaaaaaattggtaaaatgttatggactgtacaccctcgggaattacatatgaaaccgtcggtaatttttccagagggtatttgttggttaccgacgatttcctggggaattaccgagggtgaacagtcatccaatttttttgcaaaatttgagtcacttttatgaaattttgagattttctcTCCtcagtataattttagaatccctattttgcatgtttttgcattcaacacacgttatgggacttgtggggcccaaaaaattggtaaaatgttatggactgtacaccctcgagaattaccgacgaaaccgtcggtaatttttccagagggtatgtgttggttactgacgatttcctcgggaattacctagggtgaacagtcatccaaatattttgcaaaatttgatacacttttatgaaattttgggattttctctacttagcataattttagaatccctatttgccatgtttttgcattcaacacacgttatgggacttgtggggcccaaaaaattggtaaaatgttatggactgtacaccctcgggaattacatatgaaaccgtcggtaatttttccagagggtatttgttggttaccgacgatttcctcgggaattaccgagggtgaacagtcatccaatttttttgcaaaatttgagacacttttatgaaattttgagattttctcTCCtcagtataattttagaatccttattttgcatgtttttgcattcaacacacgttatgggacttgtggggcccaaaaaattggtaaaatgttatggactgtacaccctcgagaattaccgacgaaaccgttggtaatttttccagagggtatgtgttggttactgacgatttcctcgggaattacctaGGGTGAACAAtcatccaaattttttgcaaaatttgatacacttttatgaaattttgggattttctctacttagcataattttagaatccctatttgccatgtttttgcattcaacacacgttatgggacttgtggggcccaaaaaattggtaaaatgttatggactatacaccctcgggaattaccgacgaaaccatcggtaatttttccagagggtatttgttggttaccgacgatttcctggggaattaccgagggtgaacagtcatcccatttttttgtaaaatttgagacacttttatgaaattttggagaTTTTCGTGTATTTGTGTGTTCATGTAAAGccgtttgtttggttttttgtatttgtgtgttcgtgtaaagacgtttagaaaaagttgatttttgtttggtttaaaatataataggatatgtaagtaatttttttttgtttaaaggtTACAATGGATATTGAGgggtagaataaaaaaatatcaagtgAAGGGGCAAACATCATTAACCTCGGTCCTATGAGGGTATCGGGCCAAATTCCAAATATCTATCCAAATTAAGTTTGCGTGTTTAGATTTAGGGTTGAGCCCAATATTGATCAAGTTAAAAGGTTGGCCTAATATCTGTCAGAAAATAAGGTCCAGCCCAATATATCAAAGCACACAGagacagtatatatatatatataaagaactaGTCAAGATCGAGTTGCCTTGCGGACTTGAAAAAGCATTTGTTCAACATTATCCATTCGTTGAATTTCTTTGTCCTTTTACGACAGGCAAGAAATTATAAAAGACATCTCAGTACGGTATGAGGAAAAGAAAAGTATTGGCGAGTTGACAAGGGATTAAACGATAATACAATCATATAATTATAgaagaaaaaatttatagacatagtaaatattttactattataataaagaagataaaaattagTTGAATgaacatttttctttattaccTGATCCGTGAATTAGTTAGCTGtacctttttttaattaagtataCAAGAT includes the following:
- the LOC107435404 gene encoding uncharacterized protein LOC107435404 isoform X2 codes for the protein METLLRWVFMPFLIFFFLISSIKTPICFSSISHIQAQTLTEIFLSFSIRFCIRPLLSHGFEVFSCNFSMFLLFFPDLSLSVPGKLFLFPFEAALFLSLERGLPSERHLFAALQFENPTALSKDLGISLIAAKEGNFLEAERIFLGGPESAGNFFQCTERRGRGGGGRRESVTRVSLNSGGSTRLRTRSNLFLVVCKCFSILTSSTVVLCIAVNVLSAIRSFKDGYDVFDGIFRCYEVLIAAFVVLAETEWELIKFLKCTCPRINGYIRLSWQVM
- the LOC107435404 gene encoding uncharacterized protein LOC107435404 isoform X1, which encodes METLLRWVFMPFLIFFFLISSIKTPICFSSISHIQAQTLTEIFLSFSIRFCIRPLLSHGFEVFSCNFSMFLLFFPDLSLSVPGKLFLFPFEAALFLSLERGLPSERHLFAALQFENPTALSKDLGISLIAAKEGNFLEAERIFLGGPESAGNFFQCTERRGRGGGGRRESVTRVSLNSGGSTRLRTRSNLFLVVCKCFSILTSSTVVLCIAVNVLSAIRSFKDGYDVFDGIFRCYEVLIAAFVVLAETEWELIKFLKIQCTCPRINGYIRLSWQVM
- the LOC107435404 gene encoding uncharacterized protein LOC107435404 isoform X3, with protein sequence METLLRWVFMPFLIFFFLISSIKTPICFSSISHIQAQTLTEIFLSFSIRFCIRPLLSHGFEVFSCNFSMFLLFFPDLSLSVPGKLFLFPFEAALFLSLERGLPSERHLFAALQFENPTALSKDLGISLIAAKEGNFLEAERIFLGGPESAGNFFQCTERRGRGGGGRRESVTRVSLNSGGSTRLRTRSNLFLVVCKCFSILTSSTVVLCIAVNVLSAIRSFKDGYDYRFSMGYFGVMRF
- the LOC107435480 gene encoding purple acid phosphatase 2, whose amino-acid sequence is MGLKWKSDKHINIIVVIFGVLGLMAEVCNGGITSNYVRNDDLGRDMPLDSDVFRVPPGYNAPQQVHITQGDHVGKGVIVSWITPDEPGSSTVVYWAENSEVKHSAQGIILTYKYFNYTSGFIHHCTIHNLEFDTKYYYEVGIGNTTRQFWFTTPPSVGPDVPYTFGVIGDLGQTHDSNRTLTHYELNPAKGQTVLFVGDLSYADDYPFHDNARWDTWGRFVERNAAYQPWITTVGNHEIDFAPHLNETKPFKPYTNRYHVPYKAAHSTSPLWYSIKRASAYIIVLSSYSAYGKYTPQYKWLEKELPKVNRTETPWLIVIMHCPLYSSYVHHYMEGETMRVMYEKWLVEHKVDVVFSGHVHAYERSERVSNIAYNIVNGLCNPISDQSAPVYITIGDGGNLEGLVTEMTEPQPSYSAYREASFGHGIFDIKNRTHAYFSWHRNQDGYAVEADSLWFHNRYWKRFQESSVAAL
- the LOC107435404 gene encoding uncharacterized protein LOC107435404 isoform X4, with the protein product METLLRFCIRPLLSHGFEVFSCNFSMFLLFFPDLSLSVPGKLFLFPFEAALFLSLERGLPSERHLFAALQFENPTALSKDLGISLIAAKEGNFLEAERIFLGGPESAGNFFQCTERRGRGGGGRRESVTRVSLNSGGSTRLRTRSNLFLVVCKCFSILTSSTVVLCIAVNVLSAIRSFKDGYDVFDGIFRCYEVLIAAFVVLAETEWELIKFLKIQCTCPRINGYIRLSWQVM